Proteins found in one Plasmodium relictum strain SGS1 genome assembly, chromosome: 13 genomic segment:
- a CDS encoding ubiquinol-cytochrome c reductase hinge protein, putative, which translates to MSYPYNPEFFVRYPKFKEREEKDRIVDPRIELEKKCAVKCVRPVNEYQNCVSRVKARTDDKGNCLGQYEELYVCIDHCVAKDLFNYLV; encoded by the coding sequence ATGTCATATCCTTATAATCCAGAATTTTTCGTTCGTTATCctaaatttaaagaaaggGAAGAAAAAGATAGAATAGTGGATCCACGAatagaattagaaaaaaaatgtgcaGTGAAATGTGTTCGACCAGTTAATGAATATCAGAATTGTGTAAGTAGAGTAAAAGCAAGAACTGATGATAAAGGAAATTGTTTAGGCCAATATGAAGAATTATATGTTTGTATTGATCATTGTGTTGCTAaagatttatttaattatctAGTTTAG